The following proteins are co-located in the Cryptosporidium parvum Iowa II chromosome 6, whole genome shotgun sequence genome:
- a CDS encoding membrane-associated protein with 6 transmembrane domains possible apicomplexan conserved, duplicated adjacent gene has product MYFTYVVRPGDAPEGRGPSQPLFFENFLVNNLKLGFGSMLLGFIGLTICSIFSGFGLHITKFLSPFNEATNSTGTALFFMIFMIFGVICLNMSTILMDDDGSISQTRGFRSGCKAFGQGSLVILLGLILIVVTLYSNVGYYEGNALSGLDLNHVIKCMYNAGLAITSVGLTILGFAAFLVEVYSSDGTREILGFASILLCKVSGIFMFLTIIFPDCKTIGSLATLVTIIALTHVTLWAGIFESIALKSRIKMTQSAVRNEYYKSRNALAYFGPPVMAEGNYTQQPTM; this is encoded by the coding sequence ATGTATTTTACGTATGTAGTTCGACCAGGAGATGCTCCTGAAGGAAGAGGGCCTTCGCAaccattattttttgaaaactTTTTAGTAAACAACCTCAAACTGGGATTTGGTTCAATGCTTTTGGGTTTTATTGGCCTGACGATCTGCTCAATATTTAGTGGATTTGGATTGCACATAACAAAGTTCTTAAGCCCATTTAACGAAGCAACAAACTCAACTGGAACAGCGTTGTTCTTTATGATATTTATGATTTTTGGTGTAATATGCTTAAATATGTCGACAATTCTAATGGACGATGATGGCAGTATTAGCCAAACACGTGGGTTTAGGTCAGGATGTAAAGCATTTGGCCAAGGCTCTCTCGTTATTTTGTTGGGATTGATACTTATTGTAGTTACATTGTACTCAAATGTGGGTTACTATGAAGGTAATGCTCTATCTGGTCTAGATCTCAACCACGTAATTAAATGTATGTATAATGCAGGCTTAGCTATTACGAGTGTTGGACTAACAATACTTGGATTCGCTGCATTTCTCGTTGAAGTTTATTCAAGCGATGGAACCAGAGAGATACTAGGATTTGCGAGCATATTATTGTGCAAAGTTTCCGGTATTTTTATGTTTTTAACAATCATCTTCCCAGATTGCAAAACTATTGGTTCTCTTGCAACATTGGTAACAATCATTGCGCTTACTCATGTAACACTTTGGGCTGGAATTTTTGAAAGTATCGCTCTCAAGTCTAGAATCAAAATGACCCAATCAGCTGTTAGAAATGAATACTATAAAAGTAGAAATGCGCTTGCATACTTTGGTCCCCCAGTTATGGCCGAGGGAAATTATACCCAACAGCCAACAATGTGA